A region from the Xenopus laevis strain J_2021 chromosome 4S, Xenopus_laevis_v10.1, whole genome shotgun sequence genome encodes:
- the rgs2.S gene encoding regulator of G-protein signaling 2 produces the protein MQSAMFLAIQHNCGPVERSSPGGCQKNEEKRGKMKKTILKDWKTRLSYFLQNSQNTSNGSPTHQNKRGKKNAYCRPTPEEAKSWSETFDDLLASKYGITAFRAFLKSEFSEENIEFWLACEDFKKTKSPHKLTAKSKKIYDEFIEKEAPKEINIDFQTRENIIQTIQEPSHSCFCAAQKRVYSLMENNSYPRFLQSEFYQELCQPLSQMPKEPQAT, from the exons ATGCAGAGTGCAATGTTTCTTGCCATTCAGCACAACTGTGGACCAGTAGAGCGATCATCTCCTGGAGGCTGTCAGAAAAACGAGGAGAAGAGAGGGAAGATGAAGAAAACAAT TTTAAAAGATTGGAAGACACGTCTGAGCTACTTCCTTCAGAATTCTCAGAACACATCCAATGGGTCCCCAACACACCAGAACAAAAGAGGCAAAAAGAATGCCTATTGCAG GCCCACTCCAGAAGAAGCCAAGAGTTGGTCAGAGACCTTTGATGATCTTCTTGCCAGCAAAT ATGGAATAACAGCATTCAGAGCCTTTTTAAAATCCGAGTTCAGTGAAGAGAATATTGAGTTCTGGCTAGCCTGTGAAGATTTTAAAAAGACCAAATCCCCACACAAGCTCACAGCAAAGTCCAAGAAGATTTATGATGAATTCATTGAAAAGGAAGCTCCCAAAGAG ATTAACATAGACTTTCAAACTCGGGAAAACATTATCCAAACTATACAGGAACCTTCACACTCCTGCTTCTGTGCTGCCCAGAAACGAGTGTACAGTTTAATGGAGAACAATTCCTACCCACGTTTCCTTCAGTCGGAATTCTACCAGGAATTGTGCCAGCCACTGTCACAGATGCCCAAAGAGCCCCAGGCAACATGA